The Streptomyces sp. NBC_01142 genome has a window encoding:
- a CDS encoding MFS transporter: MKGTLAQVRTYKRSVQLLMVNQFTINLGFYMLMPYLATHLAGPLGLAGWLVGLILGVRNFSQQGMFLVGGTLADRLGYKPMIIAGMVLRIVGFATLGLVGSVPALIAASAATGLAGALFNPATRAYLAADAGERRVEAFALFNVFYQAGILLGPLVGMVLTGIDFRITCLTAAGIFAVLSIVQIRALPARRADDTEVQSDGRRESVLAQWRSILANRPFLLFSLAMIGSYVMSFQVYLALPLEVRRLGGEGEFGTAAVAVLFAVSGLSTILGQTRVTAWCKARMEPGRALVWGLLTMGVAFVPLLLATAMPVPDGGVGRWLLAAVPPALSALLLALGTMVAYPFEMDTIVRLSGDRLVATHYGLYNTICGVGITLGNLLTGAALDAARNAGVSALPWAALLLLGLACAAALYGLERTGRLAAPVLAAEPEPSTV; the protein is encoded by the coding sequence GTGAAGGGCACCCTCGCGCAGGTCCGCACCTACAAACGCAGCGTCCAGCTGTTGATGGTGAACCAGTTCACCATCAACCTCGGCTTCTACATGCTGATGCCGTACCTGGCCACACACCTGGCCGGGCCTCTCGGTCTGGCCGGATGGCTTGTCGGTCTGATCCTCGGGGTGCGCAACTTCAGCCAGCAGGGCATGTTCCTGGTCGGCGGGACGCTGGCCGACCGGCTCGGCTACAAGCCGATGATCATCGCGGGAATGGTGCTGCGCATCGTCGGCTTCGCGACCCTCGGGCTCGTCGGCTCAGTGCCCGCGCTGATCGCCGCGTCCGCCGCGACGGGCCTGGCCGGCGCCCTGTTCAACCCGGCCACCCGCGCCTACCTCGCGGCGGACGCGGGGGAGCGGCGAGTGGAGGCGTTCGCGTTGTTCAACGTCTTCTACCAGGCCGGCATCCTGCTCGGCCCGCTGGTGGGGATGGTGCTGACAGGTATCGACTTCCGCATCACGTGCCTGACGGCGGCCGGCATCTTCGCGGTTCTGAGCATCGTGCAGATCCGGGCCCTGCCGGCGCGCCGAGCCGACGACACAGAGGTCCAGTCGGACGGCCGCCGGGAGAGTGTCCTGGCGCAGTGGCGGAGCATCCTGGCCAATCGGCCGTTCCTGCTGTTCTCGCTCGCGATGATCGGCTCGTACGTGATGTCGTTCCAGGTCTATCTCGCGCTGCCACTCGAGGTACGGCGCCTGGGCGGCGAGGGCGAGTTCGGCACGGCTGCGGTGGCGGTGCTGTTCGCCGTGTCGGGTCTGAGCACCATCCTGGGCCAGACCAGGGTGACCGCCTGGTGCAAGGCCCGCATGGAACCGGGGCGCGCGCTCGTCTGGGGTCTGCTGACCATGGGAGTCGCGTTCGTCCCGCTTCTGCTGGCCACGGCCATGCCGGTTCCGGACGGCGGAGTAGGACGGTGGCTGCTCGCGGCAGTGCCGCCTGCGCTGTCCGCGCTGTTGCTGGCCCTGGGAACGATGGTCGCCTATCCGTTCGAGATGGACACCATCGTCCGTCTCTCCGGTGACCGCCTCGTCGCCACGCACTACGGCCTGTACAACACCATCTGCGGCGTCGGAATCACCTTGGGCAACCTCCTCACGGGGGCCGCACTGGACGCGGCCCGCAACGCCGGGGTGTCCGCGCTGCCGTGGGCTGCCCTGCTCCTGCTGGGGCTTGCCTGCGCGGCAGCGTTGTACGGGCTCGAGCGCACAGGCCGCCTCGCTGCACCGGTGCTCGCCGCCGAGCCCGAACCCTCCACGGTCTGA